The Pseudomonas fluorescens genome segment GCATGGTGTTTTTCGCACTTTCATATCGCTCGTAATACTGCGCACCGAACGACAACGCCTGGGCCAGCAGCAAGCCGATCAGGAAAATCAGCGACAACCGTGAGGCCAGCGTGCGCGGCCAGTGCAGGGAGAACGTCATGCGGGCGCTCCGAGGATTTCGACCGGTAGCGAGAACACATAACCTTCACTGCGCACGGTCTTGATGTAGGCAGGTTCCCGGGCGTCGTCCAGCAGGCGCTGGCGCAAACGGCTGACCAACAGATCGATGGAACGATCGAACAGATCGGCGTCGCGGCCCTGGGTCAGGTTGAGCAGTTGATCGCGGCTCAACACTCGTTGCGGATGGTCGAGGAACACCCGCAGCAAACGGTATTCCGCGCCGCTCAGGGCGACCATGGTGCCGTCGGTGTCGAGCAGATGGCGGGCCGAAGTGTCGAGTTGCCAGCGCCCGAAGGCCAGCAAACGGCCGCTTTCGGTGACCACCAGATTGGGTGGCAGCATCCGCGTGCGTCGCAGCACGGCATTGATTCGCGCCAGCAGCTCGCGTGCGGCGAAGGGTTTGGTCAGGTAATCGTCGGCACCCATTTCCAGGCCGATGATGCGGTCGGTTTCGTCGTTGCGGGCCGTCAGCATCAAGACTGGCGTGGCCTTGTGTTTGCCGGCGCGCAATTCGCGGCACAGCAGGAGGCCGTCATCGCCCGGCATCATGATGTCGAGCACGATCAGGTCGACAGTGTTGGCTTCCAGAAAACTGCGCATCTGCCGGCCATCAGCGACCACCGTGGTGCGCAGGCCGTTCTTTTTCAGGTAGTTGCCAACCAGTTCGCGAATCTCGCGGTCGTCATCGACGATGAGAATGTGATCGACATGATCCATGGAGCCAAACCTCTATCAAGTGGGGGAATGTCTCGCAGTCTATAGAGCCCGCGCGGGCTCGCCTGCCTGCCTTTGTATTGCAGTGTATCCGGCGCAACGGTGGATACATGTGGACG includes the following:
- a CDS encoding response regulator, with protein sequence MDHVDHILIVDDDREIRELVGNYLKKNGLRTTVVADGRQMRSFLEANTVDLIVLDIMMPGDDGLLLCRELRAGKHKATPVLMLTARNDETDRIIGLEMGADDYLTKPFAARELLARINAVLRRTRMLPPNLVVTESGRLLAFGRWQLDTSARHLLDTDGTMVALSGAEYRLLRVFLDHPQRVLSRDQLLNLTQGRDADLFDRSIDLLVSRLRQRLLDDAREPAYIKTVRSEGYVFSLPVEILGAPA